Proteins encoded by one window of Vibrio algicola:
- the cydC gene encoding heme ABC transporter ATP-binding protein/permease CydC yields the protein MRELLPYLKLYKKHWFSLSLGMLLGFATLVASIGLLTLSGWFIAAASVAGLTIARQSFNYMLPGGGVRGFAMARTAGRWGERVVSHDATFKLLADLRIFFFRKLTPLIPGRFSKLRDADLLNRLVADVDAMDHVYLRLISPIVVGTLGIVSLTFFLCWFDMTIGLTLGGILLSLLLIWPILFYKLGKHNGTHLTQNKANLRIATLDWVQGHSELVLFGAEPRYRQAINDHQQKLVKNQFNNANLTGLASALLLLANGWTMVLIIWMAADGMNGQPPGPMVAMLAFATMACFELLMPIAGAFQYLGQTLESARRLNEVLTATPDIHYPATGVEQCQDASIQLQEVSFKYQDSEELALNKVSISLEAGQKMAIVGQTGSGKSTLLQLLTRQFDVTSGALLIDNQPISQWTEKGLRHSISVVSQRVDILNGTLKDNLLLAKPDANDQGLVAILHEVGLEHLTEGNGLDAWLGDGGRQLSGGEKRRIGIARAILHDSPILLLDEPTEGLDKQTEQQIMQLLHKHSVNKTVVFVTHRLIGLDAMDSIALMEQGEIVELGTHQALLAQQGLYHRLHQRL from the coding sequence ATGCGTGAGTTACTGCCTTATCTCAAATTATATAAAAAGCATTGGTTTAGCCTTTCACTGGGAATGCTATTAGGTTTTGCGACCTTAGTGGCCTCTATCGGCTTATTGACTTTATCCGGTTGGTTTATTGCAGCAGCATCGGTTGCCGGTTTAACCATTGCCCGTCAATCTTTTAACTATATGCTGCCAGGCGGCGGTGTGCGTGGTTTTGCAATGGCCAGAACGGCTGGCCGTTGGGGCGAGCGAGTAGTCAGCCATGATGCTACTTTTAAGCTATTGGCTGATTTACGTATCTTCTTTTTTAGAAAATTAACCCCACTCATCCCTGGGCGTTTTTCTAAACTGCGTGATGCCGATTTACTTAACCGCCTTGTGGCCGATGTCGATGCGATGGATCATGTCTATCTGCGTCTTATCAGTCCTATCGTAGTAGGCACATTAGGGATTGTCTCACTGACTTTCTTCCTATGTTGGTTTGATATGACCATTGGCTTAACATTGGGTGGCATTTTGCTGTCATTGCTGTTGATCTGGCCAATTTTGTTCTACAAGTTAGGCAAGCATAATGGTACTCATTTAACCCAAAATAAAGCGAATTTACGCATTGCTACTCTAGATTGGGTGCAAGGTCATAGTGAATTGGTGTTATTTGGCGCAGAGCCTCGATACCGTCAGGCGATCAACGATCATCAACAAAAATTGGTGAAAAATCAGTTTAACAATGCCAATTTAACCGGCCTTGCCAGTGCGCTACTTCTGCTGGCTAATGGTTGGACTATGGTCTTGATCATTTGGATGGCCGCCGATGGCATGAATGGTCAACCACCAGGACCGATGGTGGCGATGCTAGCGTTTGCAACTATGGCGTGTTTTGAGCTGTTAATGCCTATTGCTGGCGCATTCCAATATCTTGGACAAACCTTAGAATCAGCGCGCCGTCTTAATGAAGTGCTCACCGCAACGCCAGATATACATTATCCAGCAACCGGTGTTGAGCAATGTCAAGATGCCAGCATTCAACTGCAAGAGGTGAGTTTTAAATATCAAGACAGCGAGGAATTGGCGTTAAACAAAGTGAGTATTTCGCTTGAAGCGGGCCAAAAAATGGCGATTGTCGGTCAAACTGGCTCTGGTAAATCGACTTTACTGCAATTGTTAACTCGTCAATTTGATGTCACATCAGGGGCGTTATTAATTGATAATCAACCCATCTCACAGTGGACTGAAAAAGGCTTACGCCACAGTATTTCAGTGGTGAGTCAACGGGTGGATATTTTAAATGGCACGTTAAAAGATAACCTTCTTTTAGCAAAACCAGACGCTAATGACCAAGGATTAGTCGCCATTTTACACGAAGTAGGTTTAGAGCATTTAACCGAAGGCAATGGTCTTGATGCTTGGTTAGGAGACGGAGGCCGACAGTTATCAGGTGGTGAGAAACGCCGTATTGGGATCGCACGCGCGATTTTACACGATTCGCCAATCTTATTACTCGATGAGCCAACCGAAGGTTTAGATAAACAAACTGAACAACAGATCATGCAGTTATTACACAAACACTCGGTCAATAAAACCGTGGTATTTGTCACCCACCGCTTGATTGGCCTAGACGCTATGGACTCGATTGCTTTAATGGAGCAAGGTGAGATTGTAGAGCTTGGTACTCATCAAGCGTTGTTAGCTCAGCAAGGTTTGTATCATAGGTTACATCAGCGACTGTAG
- the serC gene encoding 3-phosphoserine/phosphohydroxythreonine transaminase has product MESIYNFSAGPAALPKPVMQQAQSEFINWNDLGTSVMEISHRSKPFLKVAAEAEQDLRDLLSIPTNYKVLFCQGGARAQFAAVPMNLLGDKKTADYIDGGYWAQSAVTEANKYCQPNVINAMVEIDGKKAITPATDWPLSDDAAYVHFCPNETIDGIEINDLPVTDKPIVADMSSTILSRQIDVSKYGVIYAGAQKNIGPAGICIVIVRDDLLDLASDLLPSILNYKVLSEQESMFNTPPTYAWYLSGLVFKWLKAQGGVTEIEKINRTKGEVLYGYIDQSSFYKNTIHPNNRSLMNVPFQLAKPELDGLFLQQAEQRGLQALKGHRAVGGMRASLYNAMPLEGVQALVDFMQEFEQANA; this is encoded by the coding sequence ATGGAATCAATCTATAACTTTAGTGCCGGCCCCGCAGCACTACCAAAACCGGTTATGCAGCAGGCTCAAAGTGAGTTTATTAATTGGAATGATCTTGGCACATCCGTTATGGAAATCAGCCACCGCAGTAAGCCTTTCCTGAAAGTGGCAGCGGAAGCTGAACAAGATCTACGCGATCTGTTATCTATTCCGACCAATTATAAAGTTTTATTTTGCCAAGGTGGAGCACGCGCGCAATTTGCCGCGGTACCAATGAATTTACTGGGTGATAAGAAAACGGCTGATTATATCGATGGTGGTTATTGGGCGCAAAGTGCGGTCACTGAAGCCAATAAATACTGCCAACCGAATGTGATTAACGCCATGGTTGAGATTGATGGTAAAAAAGCCATTACTCCTGCCACAGATTGGCCGTTGTCGGATGATGCTGCTTATGTGCACTTTTGTCCTAATGAAACCATTGATGGTATTGAAATCAATGACCTTCCTGTCACCGATAAGCCGATTGTGGCGGATATGTCGTCAACTATTTTGTCGCGTCAAATTGATGTATCGAAATATGGTGTGATTTATGCTGGCGCACAAAAAAATATTGGCCCGGCTGGTATTTGTATTGTGATTGTGCGTGACGATTTACTCGATCTGGCGAGCGATTTATTACCAAGTATTCTGAATTACAAAGTATTGTCTGAACAAGAATCAATGTTTAATACGCCGCCAACTTACGCTTGGTATTTATCGGGTTTAGTTTTTAAATGGCTAAAAGCGCAGGGCGGAGTGACGGAGATTGAAAAAATTAACCGCACTAAAGGCGAAGTGCTTTATGGTTATATTGATCAATCGAGTTTCTATAAAAATACCATCCACCCAAATAACCGTTCTTTAATGAATGTTCCATTTCAATTAGCCAAACCAGAGCTTGATGGGTTGTTTTTACAACAAGCAGAACAACGTGGTTTACAGGCACTAAAAGGGCACCGAGCAGTTGGTGGTATGCGAGCGTCGCTTTATAACGCTATGCCGCTAGAAGGAGTACAAGCGTTGGTGGACTTTATGCAAGAATTTGAGCAAGCTAATGCGTAA
- a CDS encoding DUF945 family protein: MNSLKKFAAIGGTIAVAACWPLAVGQIAQNMISDGISHLDQKELKVELVDYNRGYLNSTATTKVTVIDPALKQQLELNGFPTSMVFDHKIKHGLISVSTDTQAEDFKALPLKAHSVTQLNGSTSIDVQSEQLVVNFLHDASSKLTIAPIKASADFTSDGHIKFDYQIPSFSGDFANGEAIKVKGLTGSGDGYKEQGFWFGRQQVSVANVDALTSAGDKLFNLHKFHYVFNTDEDSKKVSFNSHHNASAESLDFESDKLTDLGIEFSFDNIDKASFTQLLSVYQKDTQPPSQQDMKVAMQHVDTLFEKGLSVALNKIQVTIREGKFNGNWTLNLPASDQKVTKNPTAVFNSVTGDTHFYISNEMVDQFPYIESGLDNFIKEGMMAKKEDGYYVDGKVINGNIEFHGGHKVPMFMLLAPFLMR; encoded by the coding sequence ATGAATAGTTTGAAAAAATTTGCAGCAATCGGCGGCACGATTGCCGTGGCGGCGTGTTGGCCATTAGCAGTAGGGCAAATTGCTCAAAACATGATTTCCGATGGCATTAGTCACTTGGATCAAAAAGAATTGAAAGTAGAGCTAGTGGATTATAATCGCGGCTACCTCAACTCAACTGCCACCACCAAAGTGACGGTGATTGATCCCGCATTAAAACAGCAGTTAGAATTAAACGGATTCCCGACTAGCATGGTGTTTGATCATAAAATTAAGCATGGATTAATCTCAGTTAGTACCGATACTCAAGCGGAAGACTTTAAAGCGTTACCTCTAAAAGCCCATTCTGTGACTCAATTGAATGGGTCAACTTCGATTGATGTGCAATCTGAACAACTGGTGGTGAATTTTTTACATGATGCGAGTTCAAAATTAACTATTGCACCAATCAAAGCGTCTGCTGATTTTACCTCCGACGGTCATATTAAATTTGATTACCAAATACCTTCTTTTTCTGGCGACTTTGCTAATGGTGAAGCGATTAAAGTGAAAGGTCTGACCGGTTCTGGCGATGGTTATAAAGAGCAAGGTTTCTGGTTTGGTCGTCAGCAAGTCTCGGTGGCGAATGTCGATGCATTAACCTCGGCTGGTGATAAATTATTCAATCTGCATAAATTCCATTATGTATTTAATACCGATGAAGACAGTAAAAAGGTGAGCTTTAACAGTCATCATAACGCCAGTGCCGAAAGCTTAGATTTTGAATCAGACAAATTAACCGATCTTGGTATTGAATTCTCTTTTGATAACATTGATAAAGCATCTTTTACTCAGTTATTATCCGTTTACCAAAAAGACACGCAACCACCATCGCAACAAGATATGAAAGTGGCTATGCAACATGTGGATACGTTATTTGAAAAAGGCTTATCGGTCGCCTTAAATAAAATTCAAGTGACGATCCGTGAAGGTAAATTTAATGGTAATTGGACGCTTAACTTACCGGCAAGCGATCAGAAAGTGACGAAAAACCCAACTGCGGTGTTTAATAGCGTGACCGGTGATACCCATTTCTATATTTCCAATGAAATGGTCGATCAGTTTCCATACATTGAATCTGGCTTAGATAACTTTATCAAAGAAGGCATGATGGCCAAAAAAGAGGATGGTTATTATGTCGATGGTAAAGTGATTAATGGCAACATCGAGTTTCATGGTGGTCACAAAGTGCCAATGTTTATGTTATTGGCGCCGTTTTTGATGCGTTAA
- a CDS encoding TfoX/Sxy family DNA transformation protein, translating into MGTSMELDFFKYVAKFGSFQKRSMFGGVGLFSDDAMYALISGNIIFIRGGGDLDDFLKTKGCKRYKHIKKQTVATVNYFDITDVFTNRDECLDDLINTSINHSKQERAFQKSAESKRLRDLPNMQLTLERMVKKAGIPDVGTFLNLGPEDVFQRVKATYGGDVDIRLLWKFAGAADGCHWKLLQEPRKQQLLSNVHH; encoded by the coding sequence ATGGGCACTAGCATGGAGCTGGACTTTTTTAAATATGTAGCTAAATTTGGTTCTTTTCAGAAGCGATCAATGTTTGGCGGTGTTGGGTTATTTAGTGATGATGCGATGTATGCATTAATTTCGGGCAATATCATTTTCATTCGTGGTGGCGGTGATTTAGATGACTTTCTAAAGACCAAAGGGTGTAAACGCTACAAACACATTAAAAAACAAACCGTTGCAACGGTTAATTATTTTGATATTACAGATGTATTTACTAATAGAGATGAATGTTTAGACGATTTAATTAACACATCAATTAATCACTCTAAACAAGAAAGGGCTTTTCAAAAGTCAGCAGAAAGCAAACGACTGCGTGATTTACCTAATATGCAACTCACCTTAGAGCGCATGGTGAAAAAAGCTGGGATCCCGGATGTTGGAACCTTTTTAAATCTTGGCCCTGAAGATGTATTTCAACGAGTGAAAGCAACTTACGGTGGTGATGTTGATATTCGTCTATTGTGGAAATTTGCAGGTGCTGCAGATGGTTGTCATTGGAAACTTCTTCAAGAACCTAGAAAACAACAACTTTTATCCAATGTACACCATTAA
- a CDS encoding lysine exporter LysO family protein — protein sequence MYSGVFLIFLPLIIGYLIALKNEQWLDRINKTVSQLIYVILFLMGLSLSALDNLSANLQTIGLYTLTFFLAIGTCNLASLPFIDKWMPVEACSNSKTMPIHLMALESAKLILVVGAGLLLGLLMPFQVPYISSASESILLLLLFFIGIQLRNSGLTLKQILLNKHGMIIALVVVLTSWCGGLIAAYLLDIPLTNALAMSSGFGWYSLAGILMGDAYGPVYGGASFFLELLRELVALIAIPLFIRRYPCSSIGYAGATSLDFTLPVIQSTGGVRCVPIAIVSGFILSLLVPVFMLFFISLGQ from the coding sequence ATGTATTCTGGTGTTTTTCTGATTTTTTTACCTCTGATTATTGGTTACTTAATTGCTTTAAAAAATGAGCAATGGCTAGATCGTATTAACAAAACGGTCTCGCAACTAATTTATGTCATTCTATTTTTAATGGGGTTAAGCCTTTCCGCGCTCGATAACCTCAGTGCCAATTTACAGACTATTGGCTTATATACACTGACCTTTTTCTTGGCTATTGGGACATGCAATTTAGCGAGTTTACCTTTTATCGATAAATGGATGCCTGTTGAAGCCTGCAGTAATAGTAAAACAATGCCGATTCACCTTATGGCATTAGAGTCTGCCAAACTTATATTAGTGGTCGGTGCGGGTCTGTTGCTAGGTCTGCTGATGCCTTTTCAAGTTCCATACATTAGCAGTGCCAGTGAAAGCATTTTATTATTGTTGTTATTTTTCATTGGTATTCAGTTGCGCAATAGTGGCTTAACACTCAAGCAAATTTTGTTAAATAAGCATGGGATGATCATTGCCTTGGTGGTGGTACTAACCTCTTGGTGTGGCGGATTAATTGCCGCCTATTTACTCGACATCCCTTTGACGAATGCACTTGCAATGTCTTCTGGATTTGGTTGGTATTCATTAGCGGGTATTTTAATGGGTGATGCTTATGGACCAGTGTACGGTGGAGCCTCTTTCTTTTTAGAGTTATTGCGCGAGTTAGTCGCATTAATAGCAATACCGTTATTTATTCGTCGTTATCCTTGCTCATCCATTGGCTACGCTGGGGCAACCTCGTTAGATTTCACCCTGCCTGTAATTCAAAGTACCGGTGGGGTTCGGTGCGTACCGATTGCCATTGTCAGTGGTTTTATTTTAAGTTTATTAGTTCCTGTATTTATGCTGTTTTTTATCTCACTGGGGCAATAG
- the panP gene encoding pyridoxal-dependent aspartate 1-decarboxylase PanP: MGSEDKIVDVNFESLLRIFTVPEAPDSTLGNIEQKLSQNLNQFLREHIVAEEKPLSEIEKDFADPAIPELPTFVSEHTQHLLETVVSHSVHTSAPSFIGHMTSALPYFLMPLSKIMIALNQNLVKIETSKAFTPLERQVLGMLHRLIYSQDDSFYQHWMHSAQHSLGAFCSGGTIANITALWVARNNALKADGDFQGVEKEGLFNAMMHYGYKGMAILVSERGHYSLKKAADVLGIGQQNLVAVKTDHNNRLCSIALEQKIQQLKTQGIKPFAIIGVAGTTETGNIDPLEKIAAIAQREQCHFHVDAAWGGATLMSNQHRYLLKGIELADSVTIDAHKQLYIPMGAGMVLFKDPSAMHSIEHHAEYILRKGSKDLGSHTLEGSRSGMAMLVYSSMHIISRPGYELLINESLKKARYFADLIKKQLDFELISEPELCLLTYRYVPQDTQRALQLATADELKTLHQYLNELTQFIQKSQRENGRSFVSRTRLTPEKWQRMETSVLRVVLANPLTTIEILHSIIEEQRIIAQTSPFVLPKIMQLTHIILDRDPIE; the protein is encoded by the coding sequence ATGGGATCCGAAGATAAAATTGTTGATGTTAACTTTGAAAGTTTATTGCGGATATTCACCGTCCCTGAAGCGCCCGATTCTACTTTAGGCAATATAGAACAAAAGCTTTCTCAGAATTTAAACCAATTTTTGCGTGAGCATATTGTGGCAGAAGAAAAGCCACTCTCGGAAATTGAAAAAGATTTCGCTGATCCGGCGATCCCAGAACTGCCCACCTTTGTCTCTGAACATACTCAACATTTATTAGAGACAGTGGTGTCGCATTCGGTGCATACTTCCGCGCCAAGCTTTATTGGTCACATGACCTCAGCTCTACCCTATTTCTTAATGCCGCTGTCTAAAATCATGATCGCGCTGAATCAAAACTTAGTCAAAATTGAAACCTCTAAAGCCTTTACTCCATTAGAACGCCAAGTGCTTGGAATGTTACATCGTCTTATTTATTCGCAAGATGATTCTTTCTATCAACATTGGATGCACAGTGCACAACATTCTTTAGGCGCATTTTGCTCTGGTGGCACCATCGCTAATATTACTGCGCTGTGGGTAGCGCGTAATAATGCATTAAAAGCCGATGGTGATTTCCAAGGAGTAGAAAAAGAAGGCCTGTTCAACGCCATGATGCACTATGGCTATAAAGGCATGGCAATATTGGTCTCAGAACGTGGTCATTATTCGTTAAAAAAAGCCGCCGATGTACTGGGAATTGGGCAACAAAATTTAGTCGCGGTCAAAACCGATCATAATAATCGCCTTTGTTCTATCGCGCTTGAGCAAAAAATTCAGCAACTCAAAACGCAAGGGATCAAACCTTTTGCCATTATCGGCGTAGCTGGCACCACCGAAACCGGTAATATTGATCCACTCGAAAAAATCGCCGCAATAGCCCAACGCGAACAGTGTCATTTCCATGTCGATGCCGCTTGGGGTGGTGCGACTTTAATGTCGAATCAGCATCGTTATTTACTAAAAGGAATTGAACTGGCCGATTCTGTCACTATAGACGCGCACAAACAATTGTATATTCCGATGGGTGCGGGCATGGTGTTATTTAAAGACCCTTCCGCCATGCACTCGATTGAACACCATGCTGAATACATACTGCGTAAAGGGTCAAAAGATTTAGGCTCACATACCCTTGAAGGATCTCGTTCGGGTATGGCAATGCTGGTTTACTCAAGCATGCATATTATTAGCCGTCCGGGTTATGAACTGCTAATCAACGAAAGCCTTAAAAAAGCGCGCTATTTTGCTGATTTGATCAAAAAACAGCTAGATTTTGAATTAATCTCCGAACCAGAACTGTGTTTACTTACCTATCGCTATGTACCGCAAGACACCCAACGCGCTTTGCAACTTGCCACAGCAGATGAATTGAAAACATTGCATCAATACCTAAATGAACTGACTCAGTTTATTCAAAAGAGCCAGCGTGAAAATGGGCGTTCATTTGTGTCTCGTACTCGCTTAACGCCAGAAAAATGGCAACGTATGGAAACCAGCGTCTTGCGTGTGGTGTTAGCGAACCCACTAACCACCATCGAGATTTTGCATTCAATTATTGAAGAACAGCGCATCATCGCCCAAACCAGTCCATTTGTGTTACCGAAAATAATGCAATTGACACACATTATTTTAGACCGAGATCCCATTGAATAA
- a CDS encoding MurR/RpiR family transcriptional regulator, producing the protein MNTLEKIQKNLDIFSKSERKVAEVIIESPQTAIHSSIATLAKIADVSEPTVNRFCRRLDTKGFPDFKLHLAQSLANGTPYVNRNVEESDGPEAYTHKIFESTMACLDVAKNSIDPFQINRAVDLLIQAKRISFFGLGASSSVAKDAQNKFIRFNIPTSCFDDPLMQRMSCINCAENDVVVLISHTGRTKSQVEIAHLAKENGATVIAITAKASPLEQVCSLSISLDVQEDTDVYMPMASRIVQMTVIDVLATGFTLRRGSGFRDNLKRVKDALKASRYEKAPLFPE; encoded by the coding sequence ATGAATACATTAGAGAAAATTCAAAAAAACCTCGATATTTTCAGTAAATCAGAGCGTAAAGTGGCTGAGGTGATCATTGAATCACCACAAACTGCGATCCATTCGAGCATTGCGACGTTAGCCAAGATTGCCGATGTAAGTGAACCAACCGTTAACCGCTTTTGTCGCCGCTTGGATACCAAAGGTTTTCCCGATTTCAAACTGCATTTAGCGCAAAGTTTGGCCAATGGCACGCCTTACGTGAACCGTAATGTCGAAGAATCTGACGGGCCTGAAGCTTATACCCATAAAATTTTCGAATCGACCATGGCGTGTCTCGATGTGGCGAAAAACAGCATCGACCCTTTCCAAATTAACCGCGCGGTTGATTTATTAATTCAAGCCAAACGTATCTCTTTTTTTGGTCTTGGAGCATCTTCATCTGTCGCCAAAGATGCACAAAATAAATTCATCCGTTTTAATATTCCCACTTCCTGCTTTGATGATCCTCTAATGCAGCGTATGAGCTGTATTAACTGCGCTGAAAATGATGTTGTAGTGTTAATTTCCCACACCGGCCGAACTAAAAGCCAAGTGGAAATAGCACATTTAGCCAAGGAGAACGGTGCTACTGTCATTGCTATCACTGCCAAAGCTTCACCGCTAGAACAAGTCTGTTCATTATCTATCTCTTTAGATGTACAAGAAGATACTGATGTATATATGCCAATGGCGAGTCGTATTGTACAAATGACGGTAATTGATGTACTCGCCACAGGGTTCACATTACGTCGAGGTTCTGGTTTTAGAGATAATTTAAAACGAGTCAAAGACGCATTAAAAGCTTCACGCTATGAAAAAGCACCTTTATTTCCGGAGTGA
- a CDS encoding GrxA family glutaredoxin, protein MFVVIFGRPGCPFCVRAKDLADKLKEQRDDFNYRYVDIHAEGISKADLEKTVGKPVETVPQIFVDQDHVGGFTEFEAYAKANLGLFSE, encoded by the coding sequence ATGTTTGTCGTAATTTTTGGTCGTCCTGGTTGTCCGTTTTGTGTTCGAGCAAAGGATCTTGCCGATAAATTAAAAGAACAACGTGATGATTTTAATTATCGTTATGTGGATATCCATGCAGAAGGCATTTCAAAAGCGGATTTAGAAAAAACCGTAGGTAAGCCAGTTGAAACGGTACCACAAATCTTTGTTGACCAAGATCACGTTGGTGGATTCACAGAATTTGAAGCGTATGCCAAAGCCAATCTTGGTTTATTTAGCGAATAA
- a CDS encoding aspartate:alanine antiporter, translated as MNIDVASLLEHNSILLLFVVLAIGLAIGKIRIAQFQLGNSIGVLVTALIMGHLGFHFSAEALTIGFMFFIYCVGIEAGPNFFGIFLRDGKHYFFLSLVVLSTALLLTYGLGHVLGLDFGLSAGIMAGSMTATPILVGAQDALNSGLGTIPTGSQLSTTLDNLSVGYALSYLIGLISMILFAKLLPKLQTENLSDSAQRIAQERGLGGAGQRKVYLPIIRAYRVGQELIDWTGGKNLRELGIYRQTGCYIERIRRNGILAHPDGDAILQPGDEIALVGYPDSHARLDPSFRNGKEVFDRNLLDLRIAEEEIVVKSDSIAGKKLSDLNIAEYGCFLSRVVRAQIEMPMDLNIVLAKGDILQVSGEKSRVLGLAERIGFISVHSQIADLLTFCCFFIIGLLFGLITMTFGQVTFGLGNAVGLLISGIMLGFLRANHPTFGYVPQGALNMVKDLGLMVFMVGIGLSAGSNMLEYIDKFGIQLLGFGFIVSVVPVICAYLFGAYILKMNRALLFGAIIGARTCAPAMDIVNDYAKSTIPALGYAGTYAIANILMTLAGTLLIILS; from the coding sequence GTGAACATAGATGTCGCGTCATTGTTAGAACATAACTCCATCCTGCTTCTTTTTGTGGTGCTCGCGATTGGCCTTGCCATTGGCAAAATTCGTATCGCTCAATTCCAACTTGGTAACTCAATTGGCGTGTTGGTAACAGCGTTAATCATGGGCCACCTTGGCTTCCACTTTAGTGCTGAAGCACTCACCATTGGCTTTATGTTCTTTATTTACTGTGTGGGGATTGAAGCTGGACCCAACTTCTTCGGCATCTTCCTACGCGATGGTAAGCATTATTTTTTCTTAAGCTTAGTAGTTTTGAGTACCGCTTTATTGCTTACCTATGGTCTCGGTCATGTTCTTGGCTTAGATTTTGGCCTCTCTGCCGGTATTATGGCAGGCTCAATGACCGCAACCCCTATTTTAGTGGGCGCGCAAGATGCATTAAATTCTGGTTTAGGTACCATTCCGACCGGTTCTCAATTATCCACAACCTTAGATAACCTTTCAGTTGGTTATGCTTTGTCGTATTTAATTGGCTTGATCAGTATGATCTTATTCGCCAAATTATTGCCTAAATTACAAACAGAAAATTTAAGCGATTCCGCCCAACGTATTGCGCAAGAACGTGGTTTAGGTGGTGCGGGTCAACGTAAAGTCTATTTGCCGATTATTCGCGCATACCGTGTCGGGCAAGAACTGATTGATTGGACTGGTGGTAAAAATCTGCGTGAATTGGGCATTTATCGTCAAACCGGTTGCTATATTGAAAGGATTCGCCGTAATGGTATTCTTGCCCACCCTGATGGTGATGCCATTTTACAACCCGGTGATGAAATCGCTTTAGTAGGTTATCCCGACAGTCATGCTCGCTTAGATCCTAGCTTTCGTAACGGTAAAGAAGTGTTTGATCGTAATCTACTCGATTTACGCATTGCTGAAGAAGAAATCGTAGTCAAAAGCGACAGTATTGCCGGTAAAAAATTATCCGATTTAAATATTGCGGAATATGGTTGCTTCTTAAGCCGTGTGGTTCGTGCGCAAATCGAAATGCCAATGGATCTAAATATCGTATTAGCCAAAGGCGACATTTTACAAGTCAGTGGTGAAAAAAGCCGCGTACTCGGTTTAGCCGAACGTATTGGCTTTATCTCGGTTCACAGTCAAATTGCCGATCTACTCACTTTCTGCTGTTTCTTTATCATTGGCTTATTATTTGGCTTAATCACCATGACTTTTGGCCAAGTAACTTTTGGCTTAGGTAACGCGGTCGGTTTGTTAATTTCCGGCATCATGCTTGGCTTTTTACGTGCTAACCACCCCACATTTGGCTATGTACCACAAGGTGCTCTGAATATGGTCAAAGATCTCGGCTTAATGGTCTTTATGGTCGGGATTGGCTTAAGCGCGGGTAGTAATATGCTTGAATATATTGATAAATTTGGTATCCAATTACTTGGGTTTGGTTTTATTGTCAGTGTGGTTCCGGTTATTTGTGCTTACCTATTTGGTGCTTACATTTTGAAAATGAACCGCGCACTATTGTTTGGTGCCATCATCGGCGCTCGCACCTGTGCTCCGGCAATGGATATTGTGAATGACTATGCTAAATCAACGATTCCAGCTTTAGGTTACGCTGGTACTTACGCGATTGCCAATATATTAATGACACTAGCTGGAACACTGTTAATCATATTAAGCTAA